In Lactuca sativa cultivar Salinas chromosome 5, Lsat_Salinas_v11, whole genome shotgun sequence, the DNA window TATGTTCTTTTACGTtttctttttgatgttttgttaGATTTCTGTATGCAGATTGATGCCTATATATATTGCGCAGGTTTTGTGAAAAAACACAAGCTTTAATACATGGTGATCTTCATACTAGTTCTGTTATGGTTACTAAAGATTCAACCCAAGTAATCGATCCAGAATTTGCTTTCTATGGACCAATGGGGTTTGACATTGGTGCTTTTATTGGAAACTTATTTTTGGCTTATTTTGCACAAGATGGACATGTGGATCATGAGAATGACCGAAAAGTATGtatattatttgacttttaattgCTTCATATGAGAAGttggatttttttataaaattattgtGAACGCAGGCATATAAAGCATGGATACTGGATACGATAGCAAACACTTGGAAtcttttttataaaaagtttacATCTCTTTGGGATATACACAAAGAGGGACCTGGTGAGGCATACCTTCATGAAATTTATAACGATTTGGAGCTTCGGGAGCTTGTGAAACAGAAATACATGATGGATTTGTTCCATGATTCTCTTGGATTTGCTGCTGCCAAAATGATAAGGTAATGTAATTTTTTGAGCTGTTTGATTGTTTGTGAAATGTCTAAATTGCCCTTTGATTTGCAGGCGAATTGTTGGGGTGGCTCATGTGGAGGATTTTGAGTCGATTAGTGATCTTGTGAAAAGATCAGATTGTGAACGAAGGGCTCTTGACTTtgccaaaaatcttatgaagaaaCGAAGAAATTTCAACACCATTATTGATGTTATCTCTGTGGCTTAGTAAcaactccatatatatatatatatatatatatatatatatatatatatatatatatatatatatatatatatatatatatatatatatatatatatatatatatatatatatatatatatatatatatatatatatatatatatatatatatgcattgtAGATGACACATACAAATATTAATGTTCAAAATAAAGTTTGTCATAAAATTTAATGTACAAATTATAAATGATATGCAGCCTTGTACTCACTCCACAACTGATCAACTGACTTCCCAACCAAGTCAACAAAATAGTCAACGCTATAACCATACCTCATCTTCTTATTAAGTTCACCCACAAACCCATTTCTAAGACCTTCACAATAATCAAGAAACCTAGCTGTAACATCATAGCCCTGGTCCCACGTGTCACCTTCCCCTGGTTGAACCCAATGGCTAGGTATGTAGCCAGCCTTTAGCCTCACAAAATCAGCAATCCCTTCAATCAATCCTCCAGGGGTCGAACCATTTCCAGACCATTGCCATACATGGGTCATCTCATGATACATCACCCCATTGAATTCTCTCTTAACATCATCATCAATATCATCAGCTTTGTAATTTGCAATATACCTTGCGCTGACGTGGATCTCGTTGTTTTCACAGTAGGCGACACCGTCCATGTCATCGATGAGTAAGTGCACGTGTGTCACGTTTGCTCTTTCTGCTTTGATTCTTTGTTGGAAGAGCCTCCATATGAACAAATTTGAGGACTTTAAGATGTGTTTACTGTGTTTGAACCCGAT includes these proteins:
- the LOC111878384 gene encoding uncharacterized protein LOC111878384, producing the protein MSKNIILFISLLLILSILPRTHATVKYSITNTATQTPGGIRYETQIGFKHSKHILKSSNLFIWRLFQQRIKAERANVTHVHLLIDDMDGVAYCENNEIHVSARYIANYKADDIDDDVKREFNGVMYHEMTHVWQWSGNGSTPGGLIEGIADFVRLKAGYIPSHWVQPGEGDTWDQGYDVTARFLDYCEGLRNGFVGELNKKMRYGYSVDYFVDLVGKSVDQLWSEYKAAYHL